A DNA window from Rhipicephalus sanguineus isolate Rsan-2018 chromosome 8, BIME_Rsan_1.4, whole genome shotgun sequence contains the following coding sequences:
- the LOC119403536 gene encoding uncharacterized protein LOC119403536, with amino-acid sequence MAHDDVFNEELCYLGGPTSSKTELKQETELFQVNVLDYVSASEQRLETLRAATSEDPALVLIREYAQTSWPDNKQRNPEPARPYWAYREEVHAQDGLVFRSNKRLMGRQTRTLLPVPTEHLEPETIPSKDVHDRLQVIRRQQKASYDRNARNLRPLMPGQRVTTYDTL; translated from the exons ATGGCGCacgacgatgtcttcaacgaagaactttgctacctcggcggccctACGTCTAG CAAGACTGAACTAAAACAAGAAACAGAACTGTTTCAAGTAAATGTTCTTGATTATGTTTCAGCGTCAGAGCAACGTCTGGAAACCCTGCGGGCCGCTACAAGCGAGGATCCAGCCCTAGTCCTCATCCGTGAATACGCACAGACATCTTGGCCGGACAACAAGCAGAGAAACCCGGAGCCAGCAAGACCGTACTGGGCCTACAGGGAAGAAGTTCACGCTCAAGACGGGCTAGTCTTCCGCAGCAACAAG AGGCTGATGGGACGGCAGACACGGACCCTGCTGCCGGTACCAACAGAGCACCTAGAACCTGAGACAATACCCAGCAAGGATGTTCACGACCGCCTTCAGGTGATCCGGCGGCAGCAAAAGGCTTCCTACGACCGCAACGCCAGAAACTTGCGTCCGCTAATGCCAGGACAACGGGTAACGACGTACGACACCCTCTAG